The genome window GCCGAAGAGGTCAAGTACCGCGTCTACCAGCCGGACTGGGCCGACCCCGAGCGCCTCGACCACACCACCTCCCTCGCCCGTGTCCTCGCCCGGCTCCTCCCGGACGACGTCACCGAGGGCACCATCTCCACCCTGCCGCTGGCCTGGCGCACCGCCCACGACGACACCCGCGCCGCCCGCGCCCGCACGGCCCTGCGCACCCTCGCCGAACGCCTCGACGCCGTCGCCGAGTTGACCGGCCGCTCCATCCGCGTCGGCCTGGAACCCGAGCCCGGCTGCACCGTCGAGACCACCGCCGACGCCATCGGCCCGCTCACCGACATCGGCCACGACCGCATCGGCGTCTGCGTCGACACCTGCCATCTCGCCACCTCCTTCGAAGACCCGCACACCGCCCTGGACGCGCTCACCCGAGCCGGCGTCCCCATCGTCAAATCCCAGCTCTCGGCCGCCCTGCACGCCGAGCACCCGCACCTCCCCGAGGTCCGCGAAGCCCTCGCCGCCTTCGACGAGCCCCGCTTCCTCCACCAGACCCGCACGTCCACCACCGCCGGCCTGCGCGGCACCGACGACCTGGCCGAGGCCCTGGGCGGCGACGCCCTGCCCGACGCCTCACCCTGGCGCGCCCACTTCCACGTCCCGCTCCACGCGGCCCCCACCGCACCCCTCACCTCCACCCTTCCGGTCCTCCAAGCCGCCCTCACCCGTCTCGTCGGCGGCGCCCACCCCCTCACCCACCACCTGGAGGTCGAGACCTACACCTGGCAGGCCCTCCCGGCCGAGCTGCGCCCCAGCACCCGCGTCCAGCTCGCCGACGGGATCGCCGCCGAACTCGCCCTCGCCCGCGACCTGTTGACCGACCTCGGCCTCAAGGAGCTGCCGTGAGCCCGCGCCCCGAAGCGGGGCGGCCCACCCCTCTCCTCGTCCTGGACGTCGTCGGCCTCACCCCCCGTCTCCTGGACCACATGCCCCACCTCAAGGCCCTCGGCCAGTCCGGCTCCCGCGCCCCGCTGGGCACCGTCCTGCCCGCCGTCACCTGCGCCGCCCAGTCCACGTTCCTGACCGGCACACTCCCCGCCGAGCACGGCATCGTCGGCAACGGCTGGTACTTCCGTGAACTCGGCGACGTCCTGCTGTGGCGCCAGCACAACGGTCTCGTCGCCGGTGACAAACTCTGGGACGCCGCCCGCCGCGCCCACCCCGGCTACACGGTCGCCAATATCTGCTGGTGGTACGCCATGGGCGCCGACACCGACATCACCATCACCCCCCGTCCGATCTACTACTCCGACGGCCGCAAGGAACCCGACTGCTACACCCGGCCCCCGGCGCTGCACGACGAACTCACCGCGAAACTCGGCACGTTCCCCCTGTTCCACTTCTGGGGACCGGGCGCCGACCTGGTCTCCAGCCGCTGGATCATCGACGCGACCCGCCACATCCTCCGCACCCGCCGACCCGACCTGGCCCTGTGCTACCTCCCCCATCTCGACTACGACCCGCAGCGCTTCGGCCCCGACGACCCGCGCTCCCTGAAAGCCGCCGCCGACCTGGACAGGGC of Streptomyces phaeolivaceus contains these proteins:
- the eboE gene encoding metabolite traffic protein EboE, coding for MRFRHPDGSTVHLAYCTNVHPAETLDGVLAQLRDHCAPVRRRLGRDRLGIGLWLAKDAAAALVTDPSALRGLRTELDRRGLEVVTLNGFPYQGFGAEEVKYRVYQPDWADPERLDHTTSLARVLARLLPDDVTEGTISTLPLAWRTAHDDTRAARARTALRTLAERLDAVAELTGRSIRVGLEPEPGCTVETTADAIGPLTDIGHDRIGVCVDTCHLATSFEDPHTALDALTRAGVPIVKSQLSAALHAEHPHLPEVREALAAFDEPRFLHQTRTSTTAGLRGTDDLAEALGGDALPDASPWRAHFHVPLHAAPTAPLTSTLPVLQAALTRLVGGAHPLTHHLEVETYTWQALPAELRPSTRVQLADGIAAELALARDLLTDLGLKELP